A region from the Variovorax sp. RKNM96 genome encodes:
- a CDS encoding SDR family oxidoreductase: MNKPYAGKKAVITGGTIGMGLATAQALLEGGAEVLVTGRNPENLEAARRTLGPGAHVLASDTASLADIDTLAATVHERFSHIDLLHINAGIATLEPFEQVTEAGYDRAFAINTKGPFFTVQRLAPLMPPGSAIVFTSSIADEGGMHSMSVYSGTKAALRSFASGFAAELVTRGIRVNVVSPGFIDTPTLGIADATAEERAEFIRIGDQITPMRRHGTAAEVARAVLFFAFEATFTTGARLTVDGGLGQNLTPAAD, translated from the coding sequence ATGAACAAACCCTATGCGGGCAAGAAGGCCGTCATCACCGGCGGCACCATCGGCATGGGCCTGGCGACGGCGCAGGCGCTGCTCGAAGGCGGCGCCGAGGTGCTGGTGACCGGGCGCAATCCGGAGAACCTCGAAGCGGCACGCCGTACGCTCGGCCCGGGCGCGCATGTGCTGGCATCTGACACAGCCTCGCTCGCCGACATCGACACCCTCGCCGCGACGGTGCACGAGCGCTTCAGCCACATCGACCTGCTGCACATCAACGCGGGCATCGCGACGCTGGAACCGTTCGAGCAGGTGACCGAAGCGGGCTACGACCGCGCCTTCGCCATCAACACCAAGGGCCCGTTCTTCACCGTGCAGCGCCTCGCGCCGCTGATGCCGCCGGGCAGCGCGATCGTCTTCACCTCGTCCATCGCCGACGAGGGCGGCATGCACAGCATGAGCGTCTACAGCGGCACCAAGGCCGCGTTGCGCTCGTTCGCCTCGGGCTTCGCGGCCGAACTGGTGACGCGCGGCATCCGCGTCAACGTGGTGAGCCCCGGCTTCATCGACACGCCCACGCTCGGCATCGCCGACGCGACGGCCGAAGAGCGCGCGGAGTTCATCCGCATCGGTGACCAGATCACGCCGATGCGCCGACACGGCACCGCCGCCGAGGTGGCGCGCGCCGTACTTTTCTTCGCATTCGAGGCCACCTTCACGACCGGGGCGCGGCTCACCGTCGATGGCGGGCTGGGGCAGAACCTCACGCCGGCTGCGGACTGA
- a CDS encoding AraC family transcriptional regulator has translation MSYTDLALTADSFVMPVPSGLRVDMRQTPAGVVGYEALPDHRIKLHAGAPVPGACRLHKFLYTRGDLDIVPAGATDVWHEEAPSTSIVVRMAPSLLQRTADEMGLPAERARLGERHQFRDAQIEHIALALDAERRAGFPNGTLYTDSLGTALAVHLIAGQKIETASVQGLSRLQLRRVTEYIEANLDGDLSLSALADIAGLSASHLKTQFKRSTGLPVHEYVVHRRVDRARGLLLRSEMPASLVALESGFSHQSHMARCMRRVLGVTPGEVRRAG, from the coding sequence ATGAGCTACACCGACCTGGCACTGACGGCCGACAGCTTCGTGATGCCCGTCCCCTCCGGCCTGCGCGTCGACATGCGCCAGACGCCGGCCGGCGTGGTCGGCTACGAGGCATTGCCCGACCACCGCATCAAGCTCCACGCAGGCGCACCGGTGCCGGGCGCCTGCCGGCTGCACAAGTTCCTCTACACGCGCGGTGATCTCGACATCGTGCCGGCCGGCGCGACCGACGTCTGGCACGAGGAGGCGCCCAGCACATCGATCGTGGTGCGCATGGCGCCCTCGCTGCTGCAGCGCACCGCCGACGAGATGGGCCTTCCGGCCGAGCGCGCGCGGCTCGGCGAGCGGCACCAGTTCCGCGATGCGCAGATCGAGCACATCGCCCTCGCGCTCGATGCCGAGCGGCGCGCCGGCTTTCCGAACGGCACGCTTTACACCGACAGCCTGGGCACCGCGCTGGCGGTGCACCTGATCGCCGGGCAGAAGATCGAGACGGCGTCCGTGCAAGGGCTGTCGAGGCTGCAGCTGCGGCGTGTGACGGAATACATCGAGGCGAATCTCGATGGCGATCTGTCGCTGTCTGCGCTGGCGGACATCGCGGGCCTGAGCGCCTCGCACCTGAAGACGCAGTTCAAGCGCTCCACCGGCTTGCCGGTGCATGAGTACGTGGTGCACCGGCGCGTGGACCGCGCGCGCGGCCTGCTGCTACGAAGCGAAATGCCGGCGAGCCTTGTGGCGCTGGAGAGTGGTTTCTCGCACCAGAGCCACATGGCGCGCTGCATGCGCCGCGTGCTTGGCGTGACGCCGGGCGAGGTGCGGCGCGCGGGCTAG